A section of the Streptomyces sp. NBC_01591 genome encodes:
- a CDS encoding thioesterase II family protein → MSELTDVWFRRFRRVAQPRLRLVCLPHAGGAASMFRTWPQWLPDDVELLGACYPGRQDRLGDPCVTEMAVLADALTGALLPLAEQPLALFGHSMGASVAFEVAHRLEHRHGVVPGVVFVSGQQPPARYRNSQAHLRGDEGLLAEVDRLGGDGTRFLDSPEMRELLMPAIRGDFALMGNYRPDPGLRIGAPVEAWVGDADCDVTVEETRAWAEATTGPFGLRVFSGDHFYLTSGTGTEELALRVNERLSPAAAGTP, encoded by the coding sequence ATGTCCGAGCTGACCGATGTGTGGTTCCGCCGCTTCAGGCGGGTGGCGCAGCCGCGGCTGCGGCTGGTGTGCCTGCCGCACGCGGGCGGGGCCGCCAGCATGTTCCGTACCTGGCCGCAGTGGCTGCCGGACGATGTGGAGCTGTTGGGGGCCTGCTATCCGGGGCGGCAGGACCGGCTGGGCGACCCGTGTGTGACGGAGATGGCGGTGCTCGCGGACGCGCTGACCGGGGCGCTGTTGCCGTTGGCGGAGCAGCCGTTGGCGCTGTTCGGGCACAGCATGGGGGCGTCGGTGGCGTTCGAGGTCGCGCACCGGCTGGAGCACCGGCACGGTGTCGTGCCGGGCGTGGTGTTCGTCTCGGGTCAGCAGCCGCCGGCCCGGTACCGGAACAGTCAGGCGCATCTGCGCGGGGACGAGGGGCTGCTCGCGGAGGTGGACCGGCTGGGCGGCGACGGGACGAGGTTCCTGGACAGTCCCGAGATGCGGGAGCTGCTGATGCCGGCGATCCGGGGTGACTTCGCGCTCATGGGGAACTACCGGCCCGATCCCGGTCTGCGTATCGGCGCTCCGGTCGAGGCGTGGGTCGGTGACGCCGACTGCGATGTGACGGTCGAGGAGACCCGGGCGTGGGCGGAGGCGACGACGGGGCCGTTCGGTTTGCGGGTGTTCTCCGGCGACCACTTCTATCTGACGTCCGGCACCGGCACCGAGGAGTTGGCGCTCCGGGTCAACGAGCGGCTTTCACCGGCGGCGGCCGGGACGCCGTAG
- a CDS encoding MbtH family protein, with protein MSTNPFEDKDATYLVLVNDEGQHSLWPVFAEVPAGWTIALKDASHDAALAYIEENWTDMRPRSLAAAMDSPAA; from the coding sequence ATGTCGACCAACCCGTTCGAGGACAAGGACGCCACCTACCTGGTGCTCGTCAACGACGAGGGCCAGCACTCGCTCTGGCCGGTCTTCGCCGAGGTACCGGCCGGATGGACCATCGCGCTCAAGGACGCGAGCCACGACGCGGCACTCGCGTACATCGAGGAGAACTGGACCGACATGCGGCCCAGGAGCCTCGCCGCGGCGATGGACAGCCCCGCGGCGTGA
- a CDS encoding 2-hydroxychromene-2-carboxylate isomerase, producing the protein MAKRGPRWYFNFRSPYSWLAHRDMVDRHGDVADTVEWIPYWDPDPRSEELLAGEGGAFLYTPMSREKHFYVLTDVRRLAADRGMTVSWPVDRDPVWEVSHLAYYLAEDRGVGRRYVDLVYRARFQEGRNISDPEVIAEVAGRIGLDPAAAAAAADDPGLRARSTASLMSAYRDGVFGPPFLIAGREKFWGLDRLDRFADAVRDKAPARPDTDAPVPAGALSATASGDLGHAGGCG; encoded by the coding sequence ATGGCCAAGCGCGGCCCGCGCTGGTACTTCAATTTCCGCAGCCCGTACTCCTGGCTGGCACACCGGGACATGGTGGACCGGCACGGCGATGTCGCGGACACCGTCGAGTGGATCCCGTACTGGGACCCGGACCCGCGCAGCGAAGAGCTGCTGGCCGGGGAGGGCGGCGCGTTCCTCTACACCCCGATGTCGCGGGAGAAGCACTTCTACGTGCTGACCGATGTGCGCAGGCTCGCCGCCGACCGGGGCATGACCGTCTCCTGGCCCGTCGACCGCGATCCGGTGTGGGAGGTCTCGCACCTGGCGTACTACCTGGCCGAGGACCGGGGCGTCGGGCGCCGGTACGTCGATCTCGTCTACCGCGCCCGCTTCCAGGAGGGCAGGAACATCTCCGACCCCGAGGTGATCGCCGAGGTGGCCGGGCGGATCGGCCTCGACCCGGCCGCGGCGGCCGCGGCCGCCGACGACCCGGGGCTGCGCGCCCGGTCCACCGCCTCGCTCATGTCGGCCTACCGGGACGGGGTGTTCGGCCCGCCGTTCCTCATCGCCGGGCGCGAGAAGTTCTGGGGCCTGGACCGGCTCGACCGGTTCGCCGACGCCGTACGCGACAAGGCCCCGGCCCGGCCCGACACCGACGCACCGGTACCCGCCGGCGCCCTGTCGGCCACCGCGTCGGGCGACCTGGGACACGCCGGGGGCTGCGGCTGA